The DNA sequence CCCAGTTTTCAGAGTCCCTGTCAAGCCAGTTATGGATGGATTTGCATTTGGTTAGGACATTGTTGGACCAGCCCAGTTTTAGGCAAATCCACTTCCCCTAGGTGGGGCCTCAAGCCCTATAAAGGAGTTTTCTGATGTACTACTTCTATACACCTGGAACTCAGGTCCTGATTTTTCTTTGGGGATCCTGGTGAGTCTGACTTCTTGAGttcatctgggtttttttttttatcttctcaaGTGTTGAATTTAATCTGGAGACAGCAATTCTAAATTATGATCATGGGATAAATATTGCTTAGTAGATAGAAACTTGGGAATGGGGCATAATGATACACTGTGTTAGTTTGTCTTGCTTTTGTGAGATATTTGATATCCACAGGAAAAACCATATAGTATGGCAACTTTTATTGAAGAAGAGACAGAgtaaattatttatcttttccatAACTTTGTTATTCTTTTCAAAGGTGTATGTAAGCAAATCCTTTAATTCTCCTAAATagctatttcttcttttcccctgTTAGCCTCATGAAACTTCATAAGAGATAATGATGAAAGGAATTGCTTGTGAGATTGCCCAGGAGTTTTGAAAATGTGACTATAAATAACATTACTTGCTTCTTTAGACCAGTGATATTTTCTTTGGTAAAATGgcataagaaaaggaaaggttTGCTAAACTGGAAGAAGCAAACTGATAAAGTGGAGGGAAGAAGGCAGAAAgtcataaaaatttgaaatatattcttGCAGAAGGAAGAAATATCCCCTCTATATATAAGTTTTGACTTCTTTCTCTGTAGGAATCACTTCTTATGAACACTATCgtgtaatttttttcagattctgaGGCTAGAGAAGAAGGATGTCTTATCAACAGCAGCAGTGCAAACAGCCCTGCCAGCCTCCTCCTGTATGCCCACCCCCAAAGTGCCCTGAGCCATGCCCACCTCCAAAGTGCCCTGAGCCATGCCCACCTCCAAAGTGCCCTGAGCCATGCCCACCCCAGCAATTCCAGCAGAAATGCCCTCCTGTGCAGCCTCCCCCACCCTGCCAGCAGAA is a window from the Castor canadensis chromosome 11, mCasCan1.hap1v2, whole genome shotgun sequence genome containing:
- the LOC109680558 gene encoding uncharacterized protein, with the translated sequence MSYQQQQCKQPCQPPPVCPPPKCPEPCPPPKCPEPCPPPKCPEPCPPQQFQQKCPPVQPPPPCQQKCPPKSK